The DNA sequence aattcatattcaaatattttagtttGGGTGGAGGAACCCAATCGGCTCTCACTGCTATATTATTATAAGATAGGACCAACGTGTCCAGCTCCGGTAATAATTGTCCCAAATATTTTGGAATAGTTCCattgaaattattataagaaagaTCCAAGGCCTGCAAAGATGGTAATAGGAGCTGAAGAAGTGAACCATAAAATGAGTTGTAATGAAGGTCAAGAAGCTTCAGAGACTTAAGGTTCCCGAACCAACTTGGCAATGGCCCGCTGAGTGCTGCACGACTCCAATACAACTCCTCTAAACTGTTTTTCAAGCACCCAGAAAAAGTTTCTCCCAATCTATTTAGATCACCAGAGAAATATTCATTTCCCGAGAGATGTAGTTCGCTCAAGTTACAGAGTTTCCCCAAAGTTGTTGGAAGTCCAACACTTAGGACTCCATTATATGAGAGATCAAGGACCCTAAGAGAAGTAAGTTTCCCAATATCAGAAGGGATAAGGTCTTGAATATTATTACCTCGAAGATAAAGATACTCAAGGCCACTCAACTTGAACAACCAAAGAGGCATGGTAGAGTTAATATCATTGGAGGAAAGATCAAGGGATCGAAGATTTGTAAAGTTAATTTCTGCACCAAGTGAAAGAGGGACGTGAAGCTCGCAAGCATATAAGTTTATCTCAGATATCAAAGGAAGGGTGTTCAGTAATTTGAGCACATTTTTTGCCTTGGAAAGATTGACACCAGTCAAATTCAAacattgaagagaagaaagatttgTGAGCCAATGGCTTCCAACCATATCAAGAGAATTATATGAAAGATCAAGGTACTGCAAGCGAGAcagattaccaagttggtgTGGGACATGCCCAATGAAGCCAGCAGAAGAAAGGTCAAGATATTGAAGACTCACCAGTGAACCCAGAAAAGTTGGAATTCTAGTATATTTAAAATAGTTCTCACTAAGATCCAAATATCTTAAGTgattcaaaacaagcaaagaaggCCGGATCTCACCTTCCAAAGACCCATTGCCACCATACCTGCGGAGATCAAGCCTTATAACATGGCCAGTGTAGTTGTGGCAATGCACGCCGGTCCAAGAGCAACAGTCCAAGCCAATCCAAGAAGAGAGACGTCCATTGGGATCTTTAAGGCCATTTTTGAAATCAACAAGTGCCTTCCTTTCTACTTCTCTGCAAATGGAACCACCACCACAATTGCAAAAGCCAGCAAGTTCCAAGCAGAGAAGGCAAAACAGTAGAGCtaattgaaaatgttttttCATCACTCCCATTCTAagcatttgttttttcaaagatgtgtaatatttttttctggTTCCCCTCTTgcattatttctttatatatatatatgtacaaccTTAAGTACGCCTTTGTGTGGAAAATTCTATGCTTGTGGGTCcagtataataaattttttaaagagtAATGTGAtcagaaattaagaaaataaggtGAAGATAGGAACAGAGGAATGACTTTTCCTGTATTTGTGGAAAAgtctaatgaaaaaaaagacttttcaattttaatggCAAATTTGTTCAACTCATATAATAGAAAAAAGTCATGCATTTCAGAGTATATAATTTTGTGATTAAAAACTAAGCCCTAATGTGATCAAGCAAAtttgaaaaaggtggataaaccactttaataaaataacagaGAGTACAAAAACCACCGACTCCCCCCACACAGACGGGGAAAAGACATCCAACCACTAGCAGTGGTACCAACAACTCGAAACACACCAACTAACCAAAACAACGGAGAacatacaagaaaaataaaggagGAAGAAAAAAGGGGCCTCCTCCCCACCTAACAACCCAGCAAGTGGACTACTCCGTTTGCTGTCCCGACGCCTCCTCGGCCAATGTAATCTCAAGATCCGTCTCAGGACAGTGCTCCACCTCAGCACGGGGACCCAAGAACTCTAGACTCCTCCGAACACTCCCCATGGCCTCCTCAAGCAAAACAGTatgagaaataatttttttagaattatcaacagaaattggcaaagaagacaaagaaaaacGAAATTGAAACCATTCAAGCGCAAATGAAAAGCGAGGGCCATCCCCGCCTAGCTTTGTTAAGATACAAATTTAAACACTAGTTCCTCGAGATGAATGGTGACGTCCGCCGACTTTCAAGCCCGATGGCCAATTAATCTACTATGTTGTGAGTTTCTCCCTCTTCGCCACATGTGAGGACTCCTTGTGGTCTTTGGATAGTGAGGAGGGAGATATTGTGTCTGTCTGCACCGCTGGACCCGACACCATGGGACTTGGAGGAATTGTTTGACCACCATGATACTCTCACCCGACGGTGAAGGATGCAGCAAGGGACGATACATGTTGGTAGATTACAGGGGAGGTTGGGGTTGATGGCACGCATGGAGAGACACATGAGGAAATAGGTATCTGCAGGAGCTCACCCACCATGCTAGTCTGCCTGGGGTGCCTTGCGAGGTGGTGAGGGGTGCCATCGCAGTGCAATAACTGGGTGATCCGGGGCTCGAAATATACTGCCTTGAAGGAGAGGGGCTGAGACATACAGTGAGGGTTGCTTGACTAGGTCGGATGCGGGAATGGTTGAGCTCGACTCCCTTCCTAACCTCGAGATTCTTGCCCGGAAGCTTCAGGAGCCGATTGAGCGTCTCTCCCGGTCGGCGGTGCTGGAGCGGTGCTCCCACGATGGCATTGAACTGCTGAAGCATCGCAAACGTACAAAGAGGTCTGGAACTGACGGTCACGTAGATCGGCGGGGAAGGGACCCGATGGTTCCGGGGTGATCTTTCGGGTCCTTTGGCGGACGGCTTGAGAAGGTGCGGTGTCGAATGTGGGGTGGCTCGCTCAGAGAGGGCCTAGAAACCAGTGATAGGTGGAGTGGAAACATTGGTTGAGGTTGGCAGGGCTAACTTCGGTCAGTCCGAGGTTGTATCTCAAGAGGGGATAGGGTTAGTTGATAAAGATCGTGGGCTGGGCTCGGTTTTTGTGGACCCTGTTGTCACTAATTTGTGTCCAGTGTTGGAGGGTTGGTTAGCTATTGAAGTTGGGTTTTCTTCAGGCCCGAGAGGAGATTATGTGGATTCTTTTTTGATTTGTGATGTGGGCCTTTTCTCGGCCCATTTTAAGAAGGTTGAGGTTGCTGGGCCTGGAAAGGCTATTGGGCCAAGGAAGAAGGACCTTCAGGAGGCTTACGAGGAGGTTTCTAAGAGTGGTGATTTTGTGTCTAAGAGTGTGGAACAGGGTGTTACTAATGCCCCACCTGCTTTGGCTCCGCCACTTGgtttttcttggaattttttgTCTGGAGTTCGGGCGTTTATTCCAGATAATGTTCATGGGTCTTCAGATGGTGTTAGTGGTCCTAGTTCCAGGATAGATGATGAGAGGGAGGATGACCCCAGTGGATAGTGATTTGCCTGATGAGATCGAATATGATGATTTAGTGTTTGAGTTCGAAAGAAATCTCAGGGCTTTTATGCTTGGGTTACAGAAGAACAGTGCTGCTGACCCTAAGGTGCCAAATCCGGGAACCAGGCGCAGTGAGAGACAAAAGATTTCCTCTTCTAAGTGGAATGAAAAGGCGGGGTTTGTGGTGGATCTACTACGCTCGGCAAAAAAGAAAGTGCCATGGGAAGATTAGAGGAAACTATTTCAGAGGGTTCCAAAGAGGAGATAGAGGAGCAAATTGGTACCATCAAGCGTAGTTTGGAGTTCATGGGTCAGAGATCGGCTGAGCTCTGTGAGGGCTCAGCGGCCGAGGAGGCGCCTTCTCAGTTGGAGAGTTAGTCATTTTGCTCACTGCGGGTGGGGGTCCATTGCAGCccctttttgttctttattgtgTTTGTCCAGTTGTTTTGCACTGCTCTTTGTTTGttgtaccacatctagtggtgcTTCCTCGTGTTGTTGTTGTACTTTTTGTTCGCCtccattttttcctttttatcaaGCTGgttttatccaccttttcattaaaaaaataaaaaaattaaaaatgaaaccaTTCTTTCTCCCACTCACTCAATCTCAGAGATcgcattaaaaaccaaaaaaatttggGTGTGTACACCGTCGATCAAAAGTcaaatattaccaaattaatTGTGACTTTTTCCGAcattattatcatataaatcctcaaacattaatataatttttaccaaatttttttattgggatTTCTGAGAAGTAGAACAGACAGAAAGTTTTACAATTTTATGGAAACAACCCCAACTAATTACTAATAAAAATGAGGGTGTTCTCGCAAAAGTAGCATGGATTTCATGATTTTTGGACAAAAGAGCcaaaagctcaacaaaataaaaaaactaattagaagaagatgagaaaacTCCTTCCAAAAAAGCCCAGGAGAAACCCACTGGAGAAGGAAAAATAGGTCGAACCGATTCATCCCGCAAATTAAAATTCTCCAGATCAGTGACTTCAGTCCGAATAGGACCTGCATCCACACCCTTCCCAAAGATGTTTCCCTCAATTTTGGATGAAGACTCCTCCTTCTGTCCCATCACAATCCCGGCCACACATGGAGGGATCTCCAATTTTACCACCACTAGAGTATCAGTTGAAGGCCCACGCCCCAGTTCTGGGCCCAAATCCCTGTCCTTGGAGACCAAATCCAATTCTCCATTAAATTGCATTATTGGCCCATCAATCAAGCCAGGCCCATTCACCATGGAAACACCATCTGGCTGATTCTTAGAGAGACCCCGGCCCAAGTCACAGCCCACCTCACACAAAAGAAGAGGATCACAATTATCCAGCATGTTATGATTTCCCAAATCAGAGAAACTCTCAGGTCCTCCCAATGTGATTGGGTCCAACAATCCAGGCCCACAAAGATCCTTCTTTGGCCACTCTGGTCTCCACCTTTGTGAAAATGAATCTGATTACCATGTGATCCAACATCACGTGATTCTTCATGCATGCCTCGTTTTAAAATCCGTACGTTCTTATCAGATTGCGGAACCTCAGACTTGGCCGCCGCGCCACCTGTCACTAACTTTTCTTTGGCCAACCAGAAGTCGACACGGCGAGGTTTAGAATTCATCGCAGTCCTGACATCGGGTCGAGTCACGAGACTACGCTCGGAGATCCGAGCCCGTTCGAAACCTCCAGTTCTCTCCTGAGCATTCAATAGACCAGCGGTCCTAATTTCCGAAGTTCTCGGCCGATAGGACGCCGCCGGTGTAACTCGGTGGGAGCCATGGTCCACCACCCCATCCTTCGTCATCTTCCCGTCCTTGTTAACCTCCATAGCACCAGGAATGTTAACACGAACGCCATGGGACCTGGGCTTGACCATAGCATCGGCCACCGGAAAACTCCGCACAACAGCCGCCTCCAACAAAGAACCATCATCCCGAATCTCAGGACGTGAGCCAAGCTCTACTGGTCCGTCCTCACCCGACCTTACCTGGATTCCTGTTGACAAACCCAAAGGTTGCTTGCCCTTCTCCCGATCAGAGATCTCATGGGTGCATTGCTTCATCACAGCCATAACCTCCCTCCGCTCCGTAGAATCGAAGCTTCTCTCCGACGTGGGAGTCCCACTCCACCAGATCCACAACCGGAATGGCCTCCACCACCCCTTTGCGAAGCCACACTGCACCGCCTCAACACTCGCCACTGGGGATACACTCTCCACCCTAAACGAAGACTCCAAGGATGAGTCAACAACACCATCCTCTTCCTCCCTCGCCATACTCATAGTGAATTGAGGGTGCCCATCGGGACGGAGCCAAGCTCCACCGCTCCCAGCCCAAAGTGAGGACAATTCATCGCCAAGGCCGGCATCTCCCCCGTGTCACCTAACATCGGGTCAAAGAATGCCAACAACGCCCCATCATCTTCCTTCTCGAGGTCAAAGGGCCAAGGAACCTCCATCTCCTCCTCTGACTCCGCTTGGGGTTGAAGGAAGGAGACTGGCACGTACACCAGCCGCCCATCGGGATCGAACGTGAGACGGACGTCTCCGCCGATCAGCGAAAATGTGGGTTCTCATTGGATTGAAGAAAATATGGATTACCTCTCAAAGAACTTGCCTCATTGGATTTATTTCTGCAAAAGCAGTGCACAAccatcaattaaaattttccggaaataaaaaaaaaatgatcttttAGAGGATAATAAAGTAACACCCATCCAGTTGACACACCTCAGAAACAAACATGGagattaaaatgaaatttctcaTGAACTACGAATCTGAAGAAGGATTTCCAAGCAAATACCTTGGAATTGAGGATTTCGATGTTGACCCTTGGAGAGATCCACCCTCACCTCCTCAAAATCAATCCCATTCAATCtgaaaagagaatatatatatatatatatatatatatatatatatattcgaagtaaaataagcatatatatattcGAAGTAAAATAAGCAGATATGAGctcaaataaacaagtatgagAAATACCTTTTTCAGAATTATCAACAGAAATTGAtaaagaatacaaataaagaGGAAATTGAAACCATGATAttgttaaaatttgaaaaattacttGCAAAAAATGAGGATCGCTCACGATAGCTGCAACACTCGATCGGCGTAGACCTTCAACTTCGCCATTCTTACTCTcactcactcaatctcaacatcgcataaaaaaacaaaaaaaaccacaaatttgGGTGTATACACCGTCAGTCAAAGTcaaatattaccaaattaatTGTGACTTTCTGAcattattatcatataaatCCTCAAATATTATTGGGATTTCTGTAGAACGGACAGAAAGTTTTACAATTTTATGGAAACAAACCcaactaattaataataaaaatgagggTGTTCTCGCAAAAGTAGCATGGATTTGGATATTgagttttgtaattttgcaaAAATACGCTCATTATCAATGATAATTATAAGAAGTTAGAACTTTGctcttaaaaattatttacaatttagCCAACATGAGGAGCTCACCGTTGGCGTTAAATCAGAGCTCAGTGGGTtgatttccttaaaaaaaaatgacgaAATCAAAATGCATAAATCTTGCTTGTTAACCATCAATTAATCATCtcgtcaaaaaaaaaaaaaatcctagtaaatatttaaagcacAGATAACAAAAATTATCCTAATTAACAAACCTCTTATAACACTTGGAAAATTAGTGCTTCACTCCCAGGAGGAGTATGAGAATACCACAACAACAATGGAGGCAAGCTCTATGTGCATGCTTTGAAGTATATTAATTAAGAGCCAGAACAATAGATATATAGATGTATCTCCCTTGTAAAATCATGGTTTATGTATGGTTGTATGCCAATGCATGAGAAAGaagaattattataattaacttggCCATGTAAAGGAACACTATAATTAATTAGATGGCAGAGTAATCAATAACATTAATaacaagaattaattaaacaGAAGATAGACCCATACCTTTTTACTGTATATATTGTTGGCATGCAGATCATATATATTGCAGAAAATTGCTTGCTCCCTCAAATTGCCATTGTCTTGTAATAGGTAATTTATAGAACCACATGGGGCATATCTCAAGTATTTTTGATGATGAGGAGTTCAAGAGAAATTAAGGCGAGCTTGCAGAAAACATAGAAACTAGTTGAAGAATTGAAGAACCAGGATTACTTCTGCTGAAGCTTTGTCTTTTGAGAAGCTTtgtcaagtatatatatactcactgaAAACTTTCACTAACACAGGAAGATCAAGCACATTGATGTGTTCGACTTATATATAATATGCTCTATTAGTACTAACATTAACAtaagagataaaataaatacactGGATAACAtttcataacaaattaaaattacattctCAAAAGAGTTCTCATGACAGtttatgcatataattaatACAAGTAGGCAGTAAAATGTTAGACTCTAGGTAACGTTATACCACTAATTACCTGatcttgttatatttatatggattgtaatcttttattttggccTTCAAGAAGAAAAGGTAACACTATTCACTAGCAAGGCAacattttctcttcattttttttacatttacagcaacaataacataaatcttATCATAAATATGATCAACAAATCGAAAATAAGCATACCtccactttttttttcagaatcaATGCACCAAAAATTGCCCAAAACCCAAATATGAATCCCAGAGACATGCTCAAATAAAACCATATGGCCTCCAAGTTGTTGTCATCTTCATTGTTTGGCAACCCTGGTGGTTGCGCTGGTGCTTCAATCTCACACTTTGTATTTAATGGAACACCACATAGGCCTTGGTTGCCAAAATAAATAGATGGATCTAGAAGTACTTGGAATTGACCACCGTATGGAATTTCACCATAGAAATTGTTGTACGATAAATTCAGATGATTCAATGATGTTAAGTTGATCATTGTTGGAGGAATAACACCTGAAAGATTATTCACTGATAAATCAAGAACTTCCAACCACCTGAGCTCTCCCATTTTTTCAGAAAGTTGTCCTAATAATTGATTTCTGGATAAATTCAAGCTCTGCAGAAATGAAAGGTGCGCTAGTTCTTCTGGTATCTCTCCTGATAACATATTATTTGAGAGgtcaatgcaaataaataatgatgGTATTCTCCCTTCCAACTGAAATTCTCTTCCTTTCATATTTATCTCAATATTGTTCACATAATACTCTATGCCTGACCAAACTCTTCCAAGATTATTAGTTTTCATGGCAGTGAAGTTGCCAAAACTATGTGGTATGGCACCTGATAGATGGTTATTTGAAACATCAATAAGATGAAGATATGTGAGGTTTTCCAATTGTGGAGGAATAGTTCCAGTGAGCATATTAAATCGAAGCTCAAGTATCTCTAGCCTCCGCAAATTTTCTCCAAGCCATGCTGGTATGCTTCcactaattttattatgttcaaGATCTAAACTTCTCAATGATGTACAATTTTGAAACGATAATGGGAACTCTCCAAAAAATTCATTATTGCTCAAATGCAAAACCCACAAAAATGTGGAGCAGATAGATGCGGGAATTATTCCATGTAGATTGTTATAAGACAAAtccattattattaaagaattCCAGCAATTAGGAATTACTCCTTCAATCATATTCTTTGAGAGGTCAAGGACTTGCAAATAATTTAGTTCACATAATGAGCTAGGGATACTTcctgttattttgtttgaagAAATATACAACTCCCACAAATTTGGCACTATAATGCTTGTATTAGAGAAAGTGGACCTTGAGAATGAGCCATGCGCCGGATCCAAATCTACTAAATATGATGAAAATTGTGGCAACTGTCCTTCCAAATAATTATGACTTAAATCCAAACTTTTAAGATTGGTTAATTTTAATGAACATGCTGGTAGCTTGCCTTTGATTTCGTTGTGTGATAAATCTATGTCTACAATATCCAAAGAGAAGTTCCAAAACCATAGTGGTAGCACATCACCAATACTTGCATTTGACATTCCAAGTGAAgacaaatttttcaaattctGAAGCCATGATGGAAATCTTGGGCCCACTTTGCAATCGTTCATATGCAAATATTTTAGTTTAGGTGGAGGAACCCAATCAGGTCTCACTgctatattattataagaaaggTCCAACATGTCCAGCTCTGGAAATAATTGTCCCAGATAGTATGGAATAGTTCCATTGAAATTAGTGGAAGAAAGATACAAGGCCTGCAAAGATGGTAATCGGAGCTGAAGAAATGAGCCATAAACTGAGTTGTAGGGAAAGGTCAAGAGCCTTAAGAGACTTAAGGTTCCCCAACCAACTTGGCAATGGCCCACTGAGTGATGCATCACTCCAATACAACTCCTCTAAACTCCCGGAAAATATTTCTCCCAATCTATTTAGATCACCAGAGAAATATTTAGTTCCCTAGAGATCAAGGACCCTAAGAGAAGTAAGTTTCCCAATATCAGAAGGGATAAGGtcttgaaaattattatattgaaGATTAAGATACTCAAGGCCACTCAACTTGAACAACCAAAGAGGCATGGCAGAGTTAATATCATTGGAGGAAAGATCAAGGTGTTAAGGCAGAATCATGCACACTAACTTCTTCATAACTCATGCAGTTAGAGGAAGGATTGGACTTAGGATATATAAAAGTAGGAGATTGGGCTCACCGggtgatgtgggactatgggCTAGGGTTAGCACTCGCGTCCCAACACTCAGGCCCacagcggatgtgggacccaagatctGATCACAGCCCGATCGAACAGTAGGCTACGATACTAGTATTAAGACAGGGACCCACTAGCCCTAGCTTACCATGCCTGCGAGTTAGAGGGAAGGATTGACTTAGGATATATAAAGCTAGAGAGATTGGCTCTCACAggtgatgtgggactatggaccagATTAACCACTGTGTCCCAACACAAGGAATCGAAGATTTGTAAAGTTAATTTCTGCACCAAGTGAAAGAGGGACGTGAAGAGCACAACGAGATAACTTTATCTCAGATATCAAAGGAAAGGTGTTCAGTGATTTGAACACGTTTTTTGTCTCGGAAAGATTCACACCAGTCAAATTCAAGcattgaagagaagaaagatttgTGAGCCAATGGCTTCCAACCATATGAAGATAATTACCTGAAAGATCAAGGTACTGCAAGCGAGAcagattaccaagttggtgTGGGACACGCCCAATGAAGCCATTAAGAGAAAGGTTAAGATATTGAAGACTTGCCAGTGAACCCAAGAAAGTTggaattctaatatttttaaataagttatCACTAAGATCTAAATATCTTAAGTgattcaaaacaagcaaagaaggCCGGATCTCACCTCCCAAGTACCTGATGCCACCATTGTGTCGGAGATCAAGCCTTATAACATGCCCAGTGTAGTTGTGGCAATGCACGCCGGTCCAAGAGCAACATTCCAAGCCAATCCAAGAAGAGAGACGTCCATTGGGATCTTCAAGGCCATTTTTGAAATCAACAAGTGCCTTCCTTTCTACTTCTCTGCAAATGGAACCACCAACACAATTGCAAAAGCCAGCAAGTTGCAAGCAGAGAAGATAAAACAGTAGTAGAGCTAATTGAAAATGTTTCTTCATCACTCCCATTCTAAGCATTTGTCTTTTCAAAGATATGTGTAATAATTTTTCTGGTCCCCCCTCTCTCGCAttatctctttatatatatgtacaaccTTAAgctccactttttttttttttttaaaggcgGACTTAAGCTCCACTTTTAAGGTGGAGCTAAAGTCCGCTTTTGTGTGGAAAATTCTAGGCGTGTGGGTCTAGTATATAAATTCTGTAAAAAGTAATGTGAtcagaaattaagaaaattaggaGATGACAAGAATAGAGGAAAGGCTCTTcaattttcatggaaaatttatCCAACTTATACAATAGAACTTTTCAAAAACTTATACAATAGAACAAAGGAACCTAGCTGccttccaaaaaaaaagtcTCGTGGGTTGCATTTCAGAGTacagaggtttttttttttaatgattaaaaactataaaccTAGAATAAAAGTGTAATTTATccattaatttcaaaaaaatcatataagcCTATTGTGATCAAcaaatttgtcttttttttttatttataaatttgtttctcTTATTGATGATTAATGCGATGCTTTTTTGTTAGTTGAATAATTTTTTGGTCTGAAGTCCTAATCTTTCTGCTCCATTCTCTTCAGGAATCTACAAccatttgctttttttcttttttatgctaaaattttggtatttttaacTTGAGTTCATCATCTGAAATCATAATATTGTAGGAACCAAAGCATAGCTTATAAGTGAGCACAatgcaaaaaacataaaaagataaTTGTcgctaatttataaaaaaaaaagaacactgtttatatttatttatttatttatttatatttttgtgataATTTGGATAAACCAccccaaacatatatatatttttttattttaggattcAACCAATGTATTGGGAAGAAGTTAAAACCTTGATCTTTGGCATTCAATTGGATTAGCGGCTAGGTTATTGTTACAATGCTAAAATACTgtttactaatttaaaaatatatttttatatcgaCTATATTTTTAGTTTCCTCTCATTTCCTATtatggtgaaaaaaaaaacatgagcaaTATGAAAGTGAAGACTAGTATTTTTCCAtgaatattgatttttcacaaagTTGCCACAGAACATCTTGAATTAGTGAAGTGTGAACATTTCTTTATAAGCACCAAAACTGTTAGCATTTCCATGGAAAAAGAAGTTCAAAGtgttcaataattataaaagatcaTGAGAGACTTAAAAGAAGGTCATCTCGTGGAGCCCAAACTCCACAATGTAGTGGGATTTCAGTCTCCAAATGTTGGTCTTTGTGGaaaattatgcattttttttctgaagtatggttcatattttttttaatattaattttttttaataggcaACAAGCACAcctcatttaaaaaattgttaaaaggACAGATAAGTACAGAGATGCACTAATTACGGTGACTTACTAGCCTCTTTAAGAAAATCTCCTTAT is a window from the Dioscorea cayenensis subsp. rotundata cultivar TDr96_F1 chromosome 2, TDr96_F1_v2_PseudoChromosome.rev07_lg8_w22 25.fasta, whole genome shotgun sequence genome containing:
- the LOC120275646 gene encoding receptor-like protein EIX1, with amino-acid sequence MHHSVGHCQVGWGTLSLLRLLTFPYNSVYGSFLQLRLPSLQALYLSSTNFNGTIPYYLGQLFPELDMLDLSYNNIAVRPDWVPPPKLKYLHMNDCKVGPRFPSWLQNLKNLSSLGMSNASIGDVLPLWFWNFSLDIVDIDLSHNEIKGKLPACSLKLTNLKSLDLSHNYLEGQLPQFSSYLVDLDPAHGSFSRSTFSNTSIIVPNLWELYISSNKITGSIPSSLCELNYLQVLDLSKNMIEGVIPNCWNSLIIMDLSYNNLHGIIPASICSTFLWVLHLSNNEFFGEFPLSFQNCTSLRSLDLEHNKISGSIPAWLGENLRRLEILELRFNMLTGTIPPQLENLTYLHLIDVSNNHLSGAIPHSFGNFTAMKTNNLGRVWSGIEYYVNNIEINMKGREFQLEGRIPSLFICIDLSNNMLSGEIPEELAHLSFLQSLNLSRNQLLGQLSEKMGELRWLEVLDLSVNNLSGVIPPTMINLTSLNHLNLSYNNFYGEIPYGGQFQVLLDPSIYFGNQGLCGVPLNTKCEIEAPAQPPGLPNNEDDNNLEAIWFYLSMSLGFIFGFWAIFGALILKKKVEVCLFSIC
- the LOC120273954 gene encoding receptor-like protein EIX2 — translated: MGVMKKHFQLALLLFYLLCLQLAGFCNCVGGSICREVERKALVDFKNGLEDPNGRLSSWIGLECCSWTGVHCHNYTGHVIRLDLRHNGGIRYLGGEIRPSLLVLNHLRYLDLSDNLFKNIRIPTFLGSLASLQYLNLSLNGFIGRVPHQLGNLSRLQYLDLSGNYLHMVGSHWLTNLSSLQCLNLTGVNLSETKNVFKSLNTFPLISEIKLSRCALHVPLSLGAEINFTNLRFLVLGHSG